A single window of Arthrobacter crystallopoietes DNA harbors:
- a CDS encoding RES family NAD+ phosphorylase, which translates to MRRICRNTGLGLVAGPVSGIRIANPAYGPTAPPERADGNRAHWSRWDTPGRTLYIASNRETAFRECLAWARMTSEHQGHIGKLTALFGETPEQIMRDIDGDWQ; encoded by the coding sequence ATGAGGCGCATCTGCCGCAATACCGGTCTCGGGCTCGTTGCCGGTCCGGTCTCCGGGATACGCATCGCCAATCCTGCCTACGGCCCGACCGCTCCCCCGGAGCGGGCCGACGGCAACCGCGCACACTGGAGCCGCTGGGACACCCCGGGCCGGACCCTTTACATTGCTTCAAACCGGGAAACGGCATTCCGGGAGTGTCTGGCCTGGGCACGAATGACCAGCGAGCACCAAGGGCACATCGGGAAGCTGACCGCATTATTCGGCGAGACACCCGAGCAGATCATGCGTGACATCGACGGGGACTGGCAGTGA
- a CDS encoding DUF2188 domain-containing protein — translation MTNPAIETYWEDDEWKNRRQGEDEPFAVAKTKEAAVELGRDAARIEQVEHIIKNQNGQIGERNSYGRDPRNIPG, via the coding sequence GTGACCAACCCCGCGATCGAGACGTACTGGGAAGACGATGAGTGGAAGAACCGCCGGCAGGGCGAGGACGAACCTTTCGCCGTCGCTAAAACAAAGGAAGCCGCCGTTGAGCTCGGGCGTGACGCAGCCCGGATCGAACAGGTTGAGCACATCATCAAGAACCAGAACGGGCAGATCGGTGAGCGCAACAGTTACGGCAGGGACCCGCGGAACATTCCCGGCTAG
- a CDS encoding sugar ABC transporter ATP-binding protein: MNALIDISNVSKTFPGVTALSGVSFDIRPGEIHALMGENGAGKSTLIKILAGAQKQSAGTIRLNGTEIDFARPQDAEDAGIRTVFQELNVVPQLSVAENICLGAIPGRTGFISRKQMLRQARESLAALGAYLPLDARAGTLPRSSQQLIEISRALMGDAKLLILDEPTASLGEQESRRLLQIVKDLAGRGVAILYITHRMHEVMAIADRVTVLRDGQFIETLQAPLEESVVVERMIGRPASSLYQHSMRSPGSELLSLHELTTATLRQVSLTLRAGEVVGIAGLLGSGKSEIGRACFGLDKVLGGQIVLDGRQVVTPVPAGMLAQGLVYYPSDRRTEGLVMGRPLLEAMTMGSHQAAGLRRFGFLRRAEESRRATSIGEALDLRPMLLNRKAGAFSGGNQQKAVLARGQLHAAKVHIFDEPTVGIDVGAKADVYRLIDNYAEAGHGVLVISSDLTEIIGISDRVYVMHEGSVSAHLTGAEITEEAIAHAFFAHAAA; this comes from the coding sequence ATGAATGCGTTGATCGACATCAGCAACGTCAGCAAAACGTTTCCCGGCGTCACGGCGCTCAGCGGTGTCTCATTCGACATACGCCCCGGTGAAATCCATGCCCTCATGGGCGAAAACGGGGCCGGAAAATCGACCCTGATCAAGATCCTGGCAGGAGCCCAGAAGCAGTCCGCCGGAACCATCCGGCTCAACGGCACGGAAATCGATTTCGCCAGGCCGCAGGATGCCGAAGACGCCGGGATCCGCACCGTCTTCCAAGAGCTGAATGTTGTGCCGCAGCTCTCGGTGGCGGAGAACATCTGTCTGGGCGCCATTCCGGGCCGAACCGGGTTCATCAGCCGAAAGCAGATGCTGCGGCAGGCACGGGAGAGCCTGGCGGCCTTGGGCGCTTATCTGCCCCTGGACGCCAGGGCCGGTACTTTGCCCCGCTCCTCGCAGCAACTGATCGAGATCTCCCGGGCGCTGATGGGAGACGCCAAGCTGCTCATTCTTGACGAACCAACGGCGTCGTTGGGCGAGCAGGAGAGCCGGCGGCTGCTGCAGATCGTCAAGGACCTGGCCGGACGCGGAGTGGCAATCCTGTACATCACGCACCGCATGCACGAGGTGATGGCGATCGCCGATCGGGTCACCGTCCTCCGGGACGGTCAGTTCATCGAGACGCTGCAGGCGCCCTTAGAGGAATCCGTGGTGGTCGAGCGCATGATCGGCCGGCCCGCGTCGTCGTTGTACCAGCATTCGATGCGCAGTCCCGGGTCGGAGCTGCTGAGCCTGCATGAGCTGACGACCGCCACGCTCCGCCAGGTTTCGCTAACGCTACGGGCCGGGGAAGTCGTCGGTATCGCTGGCCTGCTCGGATCCGGAAAGTCCGAGATCGGCCGTGCCTGCTTCGGCCTGGACAAGGTCCTGGGCGGGCAGATCGTGCTGGACGGCCGGCAGGTGGTTACGCCGGTTCCGGCCGGCATGCTGGCGCAGGGCCTGGTCTACTACCCATCCGACCGGCGCACCGAAGGCCTGGTCATGGGCCGGCCGCTGCTGGAGGCAATGACCATGGGCTCGCACCAGGCCGCAGGTCTCAGGCGGTTTGGCTTCCTCAGAAGGGCCGAAGAGTCGCGCCGGGCCACCAGCATCGGCGAAGCACTCGACCTCCGTCCGATGCTGCTGAACCGCAAAGCCGGCGCCTTCTCCGGCGGCAACCAGCAGAAGGCGGTCCTGGCCAGGGGGCAGCTCCACGCAGCCAAGGTCCATATCTTCGATGAGCCGACCGTCGGAATTGATGTCGGGGCCAAGGCCGACGTCTACCGGTTGATCGACAACTACGCCGAAGCCGGCCACGGGGTGCTGGTCATCTCGTCCGACCTCACTGAAATCATCGGCATCAGCGACCGTGTCTATGTCATGCACGAAGGAAGCGTCTCGGCCCACCTGACCGGAGCCGAGATCACCGAAGAAGCCATCGCACATGCCTTCTTCGCCCACGCCGCGGCGTGA
- a CDS encoding ABC transporter permease produces the protein MTTIIRPERASAPRQSNVQFLLTVGLLPCLLILMFLGFTIMEPRFLDGANLMNIARQSVFLLLIAMGQMIVLINAQLDLSVGATVALTSVIVAMATAATADGPGSVLVGIAVGLVVGGAVGLLNGLIVAYLKVPSFMATLGSTSVLTGLALIISKGAPIVGVPLTFTDALATSSVLGIPVPVLVGITLSIGVGVFMSRMHAGRNMYAVGGNRAAALVAGVNVKRTIILAFVMCSMLAALAGILLTARVGSGEASLGASYVMLSIAAAVLGGTSLFGGEGVLWRVVLGVVFLGVLSNGMNLLHVSSYVQELVIGAVLIAAVAVERFRETT, from the coding sequence TTGACCACCATCATCCGCCCTGAACGGGCATCTGCACCGCGGCAGAGCAACGTTCAGTTCCTGCTGACCGTGGGGCTGCTGCCCTGCCTGCTCATCCTGATGTTTTTGGGTTTCACCATTATGGAGCCACGGTTCCTCGACGGCGCGAACCTGATGAACATCGCCCGCCAATCCGTCTTCCTGCTGCTCATCGCCATGGGCCAGATGATCGTCCTGATCAACGCACAATTGGATCTGTCCGTCGGCGCCACCGTCGCCCTGACCAGTGTGATCGTAGCCATGGCCACCGCCGCGACGGCGGACGGTCCCGGCTCAGTGCTGGTCGGCATCGCCGTCGGCCTCGTCGTCGGCGGCGCTGTCGGCCTGCTGAACGGCCTCATAGTGGCCTACCTGAAAGTCCCCTCATTCATGGCCACGCTCGGCTCCACCTCGGTGCTGACCGGATTGGCCCTGATCATCTCCAAGGGCGCCCCGATCGTCGGGGTGCCACTGACCTTCACCGATGCCCTGGCTACTTCCTCCGTCCTCGGAATCCCGGTGCCAGTCCTCGTCGGCATCACCCTGTCCATTGGCGTCGGTGTCTTCATGTCACGGATGCACGCGGGACGCAACATGTACGCCGTCGGCGGCAACCGCGCGGCCGCCCTGGTCGCCGGCGTCAACGTTAAGCGCACCATCATCCTGGCCTTCGTCATGTGCTCGATGCTCGCTGCTCTCGCCGGTATCCTGCTCACAGCCCGCGTCGGCTCCGGCGAAGCATCGCTCGGTGCCAGTTACGTCATGCTTTCCATCGCGGCAGCCGTCCTCGGCGGCACCTCGCTCTTCGGCGGCGAAGGCGTCTTATGGCGGGTGGTCCTCGGTGTGGTTTTCCTGGGCGTGCTCAGCAACGGCATGAACCTGCTGCATGTTTCCAGCTACGTCCAGGAACTCGTGATCGGTGCCGTCCTGATTGCCGCGGTGGCGGTCGAGCGGTTCAGGGAGACCACGTGA
- a CDS encoding MarR family winged helix-turn-helix transcriptional regulator gives MADLHNQSTARLLSTAARLTEYRFNEELNDLGLSHTVLTVLAELYRFGPASQNDLARNLRIQPQTLGATLRRMESNGLLLRNPRANDRRVMDVLLSPGGARLLHKAREAENRLTNEILPDQHRLRISLLELIDSLSVKRWPGQKAPAAGRGTAANP, from the coding sequence GTGGCTGACCTCCACAACCAGTCCACCGCGAGACTGTTATCGACCGCGGCGCGCCTGACCGAATACAGATTCAATGAAGAACTCAATGATCTCGGGCTCTCCCATACTGTGCTGACGGTGCTGGCTGAACTGTACCGCTTCGGTCCGGCGAGCCAGAATGACCTGGCCCGGAATCTACGCATTCAGCCCCAGACACTAGGAGCGACCCTGCGGCGGATGGAATCCAACGGTCTACTCCTAAGAAATCCGCGCGCCAACGACCGGCGGGTCATGGATGTTCTCCTCAGCCCTGGCGGTGCCCGGCTGCTGCACAAAGCCAGAGAAGCTGAAAACCGCCTCACAAACGAGATTTTGCCCGATCAGCACAGGCTGAGAATCTCGCTCCTGGAACTGATCGACAGCCTCAGCGTCAAACGCTGGCCCGGACAGAAAGCTCCAGCGGCCGGCCGTGGAACAGCAGCCAACCCATAG
- a CDS encoding cupin domain-containing protein — translation MRENETETREESPDAASISPGPRIRRIRRSLDMTLQDMAEKTGLSEGFLSQAERRKANLSFSSLMRIAGALNVPMSALLAEESGEPEPRKPLRQVLVDHPSGLYRDRFVTPPDAKTLQVIEAVLEPGEGSRVAPYAHSGEEECLLVLEGHLELQSGQVVHQLHAGESALIDPGTPHSYRNPGRAAARWLWISALPGHEH, via the coding sequence ATGCGGGAGAACGAAACGGAGACGCGGGAAGAATCCCCCGACGCCGCCTCTATCTCCCCCGGCCCGCGGATCCGCCGGATCCGGCGGTCTTTGGACATGACCCTGCAGGACATGGCCGAAAAGACCGGGCTCTCCGAAGGATTCCTTTCCCAGGCGGAGCGCCGGAAGGCGAACCTGTCGTTCTCCTCGCTCATGCGCATCGCCGGCGCCCTCAACGTTCCGATGTCCGCACTCCTGGCAGAGGAAAGCGGGGAACCGGAACCCCGGAAACCGCTCCGGCAGGTCCTGGTCGACCACCCTTCCGGTCTCTACCGCGACAGGTTCGTCACCCCGCCTGATGCCAAAACCCTCCAAGTTATCGAGGCAGTGCTCGAACCGGGCGAGGGATCACGCGTGGCACCCTACGCCCACTCCGGCGAAGAGGAATGCCTGTTGGTGCTGGAGGGCCATTTGGAACTGCAGTCCGGCCAAGTGGTGCACCAACTCCATGCCGGCGAATCAGCCCTGATCGACCCCGGCACCCCGCACTCCTACCGCAATCCCGGCCGAGCCGCTGCCCGGTGGCTCTGGATCTCCGCCCTGCCGGGCCACGAGCACTAG
- a CDS encoding amidohydrolase, with protein MSATFALQGNVITMTAAPGTTVVYVENGRIAGTGDNSYAEQLRRDGVPVHDMGQRAIMPGFIDPHVHFSQYAAGTHRGIDCRVPACKTIADVLDALATGLKAGRTVGDWLIGYGNLFFDQKLAEHRLPTREELDSVSRATPIVLHCGGHVSVLNSAALEIAQVEQYMNGSEGLWGSPVVHLDDRGRPTGVVAEIDGLLPIPASSRGELSRFYADTFRTDFLANGVTTIGEMAETGRDIEILDEAVSNGDIAGRIAFYAMAPSYLPVADACHWVADYTSRSGPDKVWARGVKVFADGGYSARNAASLSEYTRDHSPHRGYRGKLNLSRPALMDAIGTARLKNVQVAIHTNGTRAQREALEAILALGKPHEYAPIRIEHLGNVLADAADIAIWRAANVIPVMQPGFLHNFIGDYLPMLFPDTGTAGRLPVNTVLNEGVTPVFSSDITLGGEQGATNPLQTIASAVSRRSYWGHHIEPEEAISVAQALRLHTIEAARVLGIDHLTGSLETGKAADITVLDRDPRTASGDELTSIRVHRTYVDGAPVYESGVRS; from the coding sequence ATGAGCGCAACGTTTGCCCTCCAAGGCAACGTCATCACCATGACGGCGGCCCCGGGAACGACGGTGGTTTACGTGGAAAACGGCCGGATCGCGGGGACCGGAGACAATTCCTACGCGGAACAGTTGCGCCGCGACGGAGTGCCCGTACACGACATGGGCCAGCGGGCCATCATGCCCGGTTTCATAGATCCACACGTCCACTTCTCGCAGTACGCCGCAGGCACCCACCGTGGCATCGACTGCCGGGTGCCCGCCTGCAAGACCATTGCCGACGTCCTGGACGCCCTGGCCACCGGCCTGAAGGCAGGGCGGACCGTCGGCGACTGGCTGATCGGCTATGGCAACCTGTTCTTCGACCAGAAACTGGCGGAGCACCGCCTGCCCACCAGAGAGGAACTGGACTCGGTCAGCCGGGCCACACCGATCGTGCTGCACTGCGGCGGACACGTCTCGGTGCTCAACAGTGCCGCCCTCGAGATCGCCCAGGTCGAGCAGTACATGAACGGCAGCGAGGGCCTCTGGGGCAGCCCGGTCGTGCATCTGGACGACCGCGGCCGGCCCACCGGTGTCGTCGCGGAAATCGACGGTCTGCTGCCCATCCCGGCCAGCAGCCGCGGCGAACTGTCCCGGTTCTATGCGGACACTTTCCGCACCGATTTCCTGGCCAACGGCGTGACCACCATCGGTGAAATGGCCGAAACCGGCCGCGACATCGAGATCCTGGATGAAGCCGTCAGCAACGGCGACATCGCAGGCCGTATCGCGTTCTACGCCATGGCACCGTCATATCTACCCGTGGCCGATGCCTGCCACTGGGTCGCCGACTACACATCCCGCAGCGGTCCGGACAAAGTATGGGCCCGCGGCGTTAAAGTGTTTGCCGACGGAGGCTACTCGGCGCGGAACGCCGCAAGCCTGTCCGAATACACCCGCGACCACAGCCCGCACCGCGGGTACCGCGGCAAGCTGAACCTGTCGAGGCCGGCCCTGATGGACGCCATCGGAACGGCCCGGCTGAAGAATGTCCAGGTTGCCATTCATACGAACGGGACCAGGGCACAGCGTGAAGCACTTGAAGCGATCCTGGCCCTGGGCAAACCCCACGAATACGCGCCCATCCGGATCGAGCACCTGGGCAACGTCCTGGCCGACGCCGCAGACATCGCCATCTGGCGCGCTGCCAACGTCATCCCCGTGATGCAGCCCGGGTTCCTGCACAACTTCATCGGCGACTACCTGCCGATGCTGTTCCCCGACACCGGCACGGCCGGCCGGCTACCCGTGAACACCGTGCTGAACGAAGGCGTTACCCCGGTATTCAGCTCGGACATCACCCTCGGCGGCGAGCAGGGGGCTACCAACCCGCTGCAGACCATCGCGTCCGCCGTATCGCGCCGCAGCTACTGGGGACACCACATTGAACCGGAGGAAGCGATCTCCGTAGCCCAGGCGCTGCGGCTGCACACCATCGAGGCAGCCAGGGTGCTGGGCATCGACCATCTGACCGGTTCCCTGGAGACAGGCAAGGCGGCCGACATCACCGTTCTGGACAGGGACCCCAGGACGGCGTCCGGGGACGAACTGACAAGCATCCGGGTGCACCGCACCTATGTGGACGGTGCCCCGGTATATGAAAGCGGGGTCCGGTCATGA
- a CDS encoding LacI family DNA-binding transcriptional regulator: MGRLSKPTIRDVANMAGVSPATVSYVLAGRSGGSTTRISEPTKERVLLAAKELGYVASIAARGMRRGKTDTVAVAIENMDAPWDRALAQTANRMLPAHGYRVVILLGQEAWRNFMLSGGADGAILGFSTKTEDEKRTILDLAKRGVAQVVVSQFMEPEGFDVLSVDPRAGHCRRRGVSGGPAQTDRGDP; the protein is encoded by the coding sequence ATGGGAAGACTATCGAAGCCGACCATCCGCGACGTCGCGAACATGGCCGGTGTATCGCCGGCGACAGTGTCATATGTGCTGGCCGGGCGCAGCGGCGGTTCGACTACCCGGATCAGCGAACCTACCAAGGAACGAGTTCTCCTCGCAGCCAAAGAGCTCGGCTACGTGGCCAGCATTGCGGCGCGCGGGATGCGGCGCGGCAAGACCGACACGGTAGCGGTGGCCATCGAGAACATGGATGCGCCGTGGGACCGGGCGCTAGCGCAGACCGCGAACCGCATGCTGCCCGCGCACGGCTACCGGGTGGTCATCCTGCTGGGTCAGGAGGCATGGCGGAATTTCATGCTTTCCGGTGGGGCGGACGGCGCCATTTTGGGGTTCAGTACCAAAACCGAGGACGAGAAACGCACCATTCTGGACCTCGCCAAGCGCGGGGTGGCCCAGGTCGTCGTTTCGCAGTTCATGGAACCGGAGGGCTTCGATGTCCTGTCAGTGGATCCCCGCGCCGGGCATTGCCGACGCCGCGGCGTATCTGGCGGGCCGGCACAAACGGATCGCGGTGATCCATGA
- a CDS encoding FAD-dependent oxidoreductase: MHIEIAGAGLAGLTAAAAFAKAGASVRVHEKGSELREIGAGIYLWENGLRALESVGAYDEVAGRAEKVEVPFLRDHDGRTLQEEWLRNHRLYTVGRRHLHQSLVNAARRNGAELITDSPVVKASPSGTLTLADGTENRADLVIGADGVFSKVRDSLGLRKKLVDLRDGGGRHLIPRTGDDPVNQTIEQWNGGRRIGIIPCSPDETYIFLCCPANDHEGRNQQPFHPASWIESFPEFRSQLERIPANTEGRWAPFHDVHVDKWYNGRAAIVGDAAHAMSPNLGQAACVAMTNAVALAIAVTNSSNPEFALKSWESAQREMSDGVQQYSRIYGKIGTAWPKDLLNVRSALVKKFTGSRRVQATINFAAESFPSGEIRPVRPDVDRLAQELLA; the protein is encoded by the coding sequence ATGCACATCGAAATTGCCGGAGCAGGCCTGGCGGGCCTGACGGCTGCCGCTGCCTTCGCTAAAGCAGGAGCCTCGGTCCGGGTCCATGAGAAGGGATCCGAGCTCCGCGAGATCGGGGCCGGAATTTACCTGTGGGAAAACGGGCTGCGCGCCTTGGAGTCCGTGGGCGCATACGATGAAGTCGCCGGCAGGGCCGAGAAGGTCGAGGTTCCGTTCCTTCGGGACCATGACGGGCGCACCTTGCAGGAAGAGTGGCTGCGCAACCACCGCCTCTACACCGTAGGACGCCGCCACCTCCATCAAAGCCTGGTCAACGCTGCCCGCCGTAACGGCGCCGAACTCATCACCGACTCCCCGGTTGTCAAAGCCTCCCCCAGCGGGACACTGACTCTGGCCGACGGCACGGAAAACCGCGCCGACCTGGTCATTGGCGCAGACGGTGTCTTCTCCAAGGTCCGCGATTCGCTCGGGCTGCGGAAAAAGCTGGTCGACCTGCGCGACGGCGGCGGACGGCACCTGATTCCCCGTACCGGCGATGACCCGGTCAACCAAACCATTGAGCAGTGGAACGGCGGGCGCCGCATCGGCATCATTCCCTGCTCGCCGGACGAGACGTACATCTTCCTCTGCTGTCCCGCCAACGACCATGAAGGCCGGAATCAGCAGCCGTTCCACCCGGCTTCCTGGATCGAAAGCTTCCCGGAGTTCAGGTCGCAGCTGGAGCGCATTCCCGCCAACACTGAGGGCCGCTGGGCTCCGTTCCACGACGTGCATGTCGATAAGTGGTACAACGGACGCGCTGCCATCGTGGGAGACGCGGCCCACGCCATGTCACCCAACCTGGGACAGGCTGCGTGCGTTGCGATGACCAACGCCGTGGCACTGGCCATCGCGGTGACCAACAGCAGCAACCCCGAGTTCGCCCTGAAGTCATGGGAAAGTGCCCAGCGGGAAATGAGCGACGGAGTCCAGCAGTACTCCCGCATCTACGGAAAGATCGGTACGGCCTGGCCGAAGGATTTGCTCAACGTCCGTTCCGCCTTGGTGAAAAAGTTCACCGGATCGCGCCGCGTGCAGGCCACCATCAACTTCGCCGCCGAGAGCTTTCCTTCCGGCGAGATCCGCCCGGTCCGCCCCGATGTTGACCGGCTCGCCCAAGAACTGCTGGCATGA
- the torT gene encoding TMAO reductase system periplasmic protein TorT — MRKLVALAPAAGMLLVAGCAPVEIAAEPVTGASWKVPALLTDCDAPDIEAAGCMGPNAPGSYESLDRNSVDEDWRICSVLPHLKDQTWIGMNYGQVNQAQQLDVSLTTTDAGGYENLADQVTQVEDCISSGADAILLSAVSNESLNPAIAAAKRQGIKVIDVGNGVSSTEVDARVLQDYYDMGKLIGDHMATLDEPMKVALLPGPAGAGWTERTRLGFEAATKDSGIAVADIKYGDTGKEVQLKLVEDVLSANPEIDAIVGTAITMEVAATVLAEQGKTGDVRLYGTYVTPQSVELIDKGRANCAPSEQSSRIGKMSVDLAVRVLQDIPLNPDIERYAPEPLVICGPREDGYQNIESFDATGSFAPEGWDPVFDVKGSSK, encoded by the coding sequence ATGCGTAAACTCGTGGCTCTGGCGCCGGCAGCAGGGATGTTGCTGGTTGCCGGATGCGCACCGGTGGAAATCGCGGCTGAGCCGGTAACCGGTGCGTCGTGGAAAGTGCCCGCTCTGCTGACGGACTGCGATGCCCCTGACATTGAAGCTGCCGGCTGCATGGGCCCGAACGCCCCCGGCTCGTATGAGTCCCTGGACAGGAACAGCGTGGACGAGGACTGGCGTATCTGTTCGGTGTTGCCGCATCTGAAGGACCAGACGTGGATCGGCATGAACTACGGGCAGGTCAACCAGGCACAGCAACTGGACGTCTCCCTCACGACGACGGACGCAGGAGGCTATGAGAACCTCGCCGACCAGGTGACCCAGGTGGAAGACTGCATCAGCTCGGGCGCAGACGCCATCCTGCTCAGCGCCGTCAGCAACGAGTCGCTGAATCCGGCGATCGCCGCCGCGAAGCGGCAGGGAATCAAGGTCATCGACGTCGGCAACGGCGTCTCATCCACCGAGGTGGACGCCCGGGTCCTTCAGGACTACTACGACATGGGCAAGCTCATCGGCGACCATATGGCCACGCTCGATGAGCCAATGAAGGTCGCCCTCCTCCCGGGTCCCGCCGGAGCGGGATGGACCGAACGGACCAGGCTGGGCTTCGAAGCCGCCACGAAGGACTCCGGCATCGCTGTAGCGGACATCAAGTATGGCGACACCGGCAAGGAGGTCCAGCTCAAGCTGGTAGAAGATGTCTTGTCCGCCAATCCGGAGATCGATGCGATCGTGGGCACCGCAATCACCATGGAAGTAGCCGCAACCGTGTTGGCGGAACAGGGAAAAACCGGCGACGTGCGCCTCTACGGCACATATGTCACACCGCAGTCGGTGGAGCTGATCGACAAGGGCCGGGCGAATTGCGCCCCGTCGGAGCAATCGAGCCGGATCGGGAAAATGTCGGTGGACCTGGCCGTCCGCGTCCTTCAGGACATCCCGTTGAACCCTGACATTGAACGGTACGCCCCCGAACCGCTGGTCATCTGCGGTCCCCGCGAGGACGGATACCAGAACATCGAGTCATTTGACGCCACCGGAAGTTTCGCTCCGGAGGGCTGGGACCCGGTGTTCGATGTGAAAGGAAGCAGCAAATGA